A genomic segment from Micromonospora echinaurantiaca encodes:
- a CDS encoding SDR family oxidoreductase produces MKIADSVALVTGANRGIGRRLAEQLVARGAAKVYATARDPERVDIPGVEPLRLDVTDPASVAAAAAVATDVTLLVNNAGVLTHANLVTGDMDQIRLEMDTHFYGTLRLVRAFAPVLGANGGGAILNTLSALSWFAYDGANAYAAAKAAAWNLTNGIRLELAGQGTLVTGLHLGAADTDMSADVEGDKVDPAEVARAALDGVEAGMLEVLVDDWSRHVKASLARDPGEFYTWVGRAA; encoded by the coding sequence ATGAAGATCGCCGATTCCGTCGCACTCGTCACCGGCGCCAACCGGGGCATCGGCCGCCGCCTCGCCGAGCAACTCGTGGCGCGGGGCGCGGCGAAGGTCTACGCGACCGCCCGCGACCCCGAGCGCGTCGACATCCCGGGCGTGGAGCCCCTCCGCCTGGACGTCACCGACCCCGCGTCGGTCGCCGCCGCGGCAGCCGTGGCCACGGACGTCACCCTGCTGGTCAACAACGCCGGCGTACTGACCCACGCCAACCTGGTCACCGGGGACATGGACCAGATCCGGCTCGAGATGGACACCCACTTCTACGGCACCCTGCGGCTGGTCCGCGCGTTCGCGCCGGTGCTGGGCGCCAACGGGGGCGGGGCGATCCTGAACACGTTGTCCGCGCTGTCCTGGTTCGCCTACGACGGCGCCAACGCCTACGCCGCCGCCAAGGCCGCCGCCTGGAACCTCACCAACGGCATCCGGCTCGAACTCGCCGGCCAGGGGACGCTGGTGACCGGCCTGCACCTCGGCGCCGCCGACACCGACATGAGCGCCGACGTCGAAGGGGACAAGGTGGACCCCGCCGAGGTCGCCCGGGCGGCCCTGGACGGCGTCGAGGCGGGCATGCTGGAGGTGCTCGTCGACGACTGGAGCCGGCACGTCAAGGCGTCGCTGGCCCGCGACCCCGGCGAGTTCTACACCTGGGTCGGCCGGGCCGCCTGA